tttttttaaaatcatccaGATAATGCATAAAACAAGTTTCCTTATAGGGTAGGGTCCTGATGATGAGAGTGGGAGGGCTGAGTTTCTTTCTGGGTCACTGTAAAACAAGGGTGTGGCCCGTTGGAGACCCAGTTTTATGGGAGGAGGGTCTCCTAGAGATGTCTCTATCCTGGGTGGCTCCTGGAGTCTGTCTTCTGTTTCTGTCTCCCTGAGAAAGCATAAAGACTGTGATTTAAGTTTACCAAGTTCAGTAAATGCCCTTGGAGGAGGAGCAGCCTCAGTGCTCACTTTGCCTGTACTGTTACTTTGTTTGGTGATGATTATTTGGAGGTTCATCTCTCTTGTCTGttctttagtgtgtgtgtgtgtgtgtgtgtgtgtataatataatataatataatataatataatataatataatataatataatataatataatataatataatatatataaaagcacTAGGATTTAAACACAGGGGCAcgtaccactgaaccatatccctagccctttttattttttatcttgagacagagtcttgctaagttgcttagggccttgctaagttgctgaggctggccttgaaattgtgatcctcctgcctcagcctctgaattgctgagattacaggcatgggccattgtgcctggctttttgatatttttaagaagatttaaaatttttttaagtatagcaTATCCCCTCCATTACATACACAGCCCATGAAGGAGCATGGGTTGGAGAAAATTAACAATCACTACCCTGGCCAGGTGATCAAAGTAACAGCAGCAATGGTCAGTCAAGCTGACAGGGTCAGCCCTTACCATGATGTGAAGCACTGACACTCTACCTCTGTGATCTTCCTCCAAAACCCAACCCCAGTCTCACCAGGAGGAAAAAACCTCAGAAAAATCCCGGTTGAAAGACACTGCAAAATCCTTGCTCCAAACCCCTCAGCCATTGGAGTCTTCAAGAGCAAGGAGGGTCCAAGGAACTCCACAGCTCAGGGAACCAAGGAGGCACAGTGGCTGGATACAATGTGGGTTCCTGGGTGGGATCCTAGGACAGGAGAAGGACACGGCACAAGAACTAAGGACACATGAACAAAACGTGGACTTAATTAGCAATAAGGGATGAGTACTGGTGTACTTGCGGTGACAAAGAACATGCACCAAAGTGTAAGATGTCAACAGGGGCACGGGATTGAGGGACCCTGGAACATTCTGTATCTCTGCAAACTTTCTGTAAATTtgaaactattctaaaattttaaaataaataattaatggcGTAAAAATGTATAGCATATTTGGTTGTTTGCACCACATCGATTAATCTAAAGATCCTAGCCTGCCACAGCATCTGGAATACAACATACGTAGTTGTTCTGTTTGATACGGGAGCTAGTAGTCTCCCGTGGCCATTTCCATATAAATGGGTAACAttaaatgaaactaaaattttagtttcttcatcaCAATAGCCACGTTTCAAGTATTCAGTGGCCACAGGCAGctggtggctaccatattgggCAGTGTAATACACAACATTTCTATTACCGGAGAACATTCTATTGCACAGTGCTGCTTCTAGATCCAAGATTGAGAGGAGCAGTGATTGGCAATGATGACAGGTGGAGGGTGACAGGGACCCCAAAGTCCTTGAGTTGACACTAGAAGGCCGTCTCACATTCAGTTACAATTCTATTTATTTAGCAGGTATTTACTGATTCCCCAGTCTACAGTAGCCACTGTAAGTTGGTGAATGAAACAGCCATGGTGGCTGTGTCTCTGTCACTGTCCAACTTGGAATCCCTTGCAGATATTCTGAACTGAGGGCTGGCCTTCAGACAGACAGGTAATGTTCTGTGGATCTCTTAGgaaagccagacacagaaggagGAGGACAGGCTTCGGAAGCACACAGATTTGGATTTGAATGCAAGCTCTGTATCTTCTACTTAAAATACGTGCCCTCcataagcctcagttttctcatgtacAAAGTAAGAATGGGCTGGGAGCAtaacacagtggtagagcacttgccaagcatgcaggaagccttggattcaatccccacagccataaaacaaccaaccaaccaaccaaccacagaaacaaagggaaaatatgAACTTTTATTATACATAGCTATCTCAaattttaatcaagaaaacataTAAGATGCCTAATGCAGAGCCTGGCCGGTGCTGATACTGTGCCTCCTTTGCATGATACGGTTAATTGGAAACATGATTTAAGTCAGTGCTATGTAAATGTAGTGATTTCTCATGTCAAACCAAATTTTTGTGTTATTGCTTCTGGGGAAACCAGCATGAGAACCCATCTTGTGAGCATCtctgaaaacaacagaaaatcccTAAACCACTAGAAAGTACCTGTGTAAAGCCCTCAGGTGAACACTAGAGGACACCAGAACAGAGGGCATGCCTGGGTTTTGATGACCTCAGCATCCCGTTCTTGCGCAAGCATTCATTTACTTAGGGCACTGGGGTTCTCCAATTAGGAAAAGTAAGAcactttaaaacaacaacaacaacaacaaaagagtatCTTCCACACACCACAACAGATTCTTGACAGGTAACATCATTAAGTATAAAAAAATGCAAccataaaaactagaaaaaataaagtgaacaGTTGTCTGATTTGAGGATGGGGAAAGAACTTTTGAAACATAAAAGTtgcaagaagaaaataagaaatggatTTGTTCACATAGACAGAAAAGTCTGTGCATAGACCCAATTAAAAGGATAGCCTGGGACAAATTTTGCAACCTGAATAAGTGACACAGTACAAAAGTGATTACTTTGCATAAAGTTAGATCttataattaaattagaaaagaTGAATAGCTTaattagaaaaatcagaaacaggtCACTTCCTAAAGGAGAAATAGCAAACTGTGAAAAAAATGCCCTAATAATTAAGTAAGTACAAATAAAACACTACAATATAGAATTCACGATTGGCCTATGCAACTGACAAggggatttaaaaaattatatgtgatTGGTATTGGTGAAAGCACTGTGAAACGGACACAAATGGGGACAATTTTCTGGAGAGTGATTTAAAAGTATTCATTAATGTCATTACAATTACTAACATGCCTAAGGGCTCAGTAGTTAcatttttaggaatttatttgagggagaaaagaaatatgtaagaTTCATATTGAAAGAATTTCTTAgtgttttgcttttaatattgaaaaactaGAACCAACATGTATATTTAATAGCAGGGAAGGTTTATATCAACTTGGAAATAGAAATTCTCATATTTCACCATCAATATACTCATGAACATTTTCTCAGATTAAGTATGATATTGATATgcaatatacaaataaaattgtatatgattttaattgcaaaaaaaaaatatgagagagGATCCTAGGTGTTAATTTTGTTCTGCATTTTCTTTGACTGTTGCTCTTTCTTCATGACATGGGCAGTAGTGGGGACTTTATAGTCATTACTCCCAGGGTGGGGTTGTTACTAAAGTGAGAGGCAGCCCTTAGGTTAGACAATTCAAAGTAGATTTTGAAGTTAGGAGAGAATGGACAGTCTGAGTTTACATAGAACTCACTCCTCTCTCCCCATAAACtggaatgaaataaataaagtgatttttgagaaaaaaaaaaagttcctgcaTTTTTAATGTACCTTAGAAAACAGACTTGGAAATTTGTACctgagatatatgtatatatttatctacattcatataaatatttatatgcagTTCTTTAGACTAGAACCCTAAAAGGAAAACTAGGATACTAGCAGTAAATATCTTTGTTGTGATTATAGGTTACTTtaactttcttctctctttttttttgattttttagaaatttcacaGTAAGCAGGTatgaaatttataatataaacacTTAGCAAATGGCAACCTGAAAAATACTTACAAATTCTAACACGGATaaaacttttgtttcattttattatttcatttcatgtcacgtcatttttttctctttctttttgcaaCAAAAAGGTAATAACTTTATTCTGTAAAAATATGTACAGGTTAATAAGAAAACACGTGGACCTTTTTCTAGCTAAATAAGTAAAAGACAcaatttccaaaagaaaagagGCACCATTAGTAGGAAGATCTACGGGAACGTGTACCTCCACTCCTCTGTAGTAAAACTTTCATTTCCTATTCACACTTCCTATCAAAGAAAAGGACTAACCACCCAAGAGAAAAATGGGTGATGGAGATAAAAAGATAATTACAAGACAGGGAACATAAACAGCTTTCGAGCATATGAACTATTGCTCAATTTCATTCACaataatagaaatgcaaattaaaactcttGCAAGATCCTATCTTCCTCCTATCCGATTGGCAAGGTCACATCCCTTGATAATGTGTTTTGTTGGTGAAGAATGAGAAAACATTCTTGCACATTGTTCATGGGAGTGGAGATTGGTACAATCTTCATGAAGGGTGATTtggcaatctccatcaaaataacaaatgcaaaGATCCATCAATCTGGCAATTTCTTTTCTAAGAGCTTTTGGCAGGGATGTGGCAAGACACATATGGAATGATTCAGGTACACGTTATTCACTGCAGCACAGTTACAATAGGAAGATACAAAATATTAGAAGCAACTTAAATGGCTCTCACAGGGAGTGATTAAATATAAGTTACTGATAACAACAGAATACTATGGAGAACTTCTTTGTGTACCCATATAGAAGGATCTAAGACACCTTAAGGAGGGGGAGGACCACTGTCAATCACAATGTGTATAGTCCTCTGATGGGACACAGAGCCAGGTTCTTTCTGGTGCTGGCACCTGAAAGGCACCTGCATTTGCTGCTGCAAGTCCAGCACAAAGCCTCTCGAGCAGGGCACTCTCACCTGGACGGAGGAGAAGGGGAGATAAGTCCAGCACCAAGTCCAGCCAGCCCTGGGCCGCCAGGCACGGAAAGGATGGCAGTGAGAAGCGAGGGACGGATAGGGGTCACCCGAAGCTCGCCCAGGTACCAACACCTAACGCACCTCTCACCTGGGCTGACCTCCCCAAAGCCGAGCAAATATAAGAGGCTGCCAAGACCTGGGAAACCAACTGCAACTCCAAGGGAGAAACCAGCTGCGGATCTGAACagctggagaaggaggaagggaggagtcGTCCTCGGAGAAAGAGCAGGGTTCATGCCCTGTGCCTCCTCCCAAACCTGAGGAGCAGGTTCCTTCTGGGACCGGGACCACTTGCCCTGCAACTCCCTTGGCCCCATCTTTCCCCTAGGCCCACAGGTCACCACTGGCTACCAGAATGCGGCACTACTGCACCCTGGACCCCGCCCCCCTGCACTGCACAGCAGGCCAGTAGGGGCAGGACCGGTCTCAGTTCCCTCCACCCTTCTCCCCGCACAGAGGCTCACTGGAAGCGGGCAATAGTTAGTCCCACCTTGCCAGCTGTGTCCTCTCACTCTCTAGGATTTTGGTTTGGGGCTGTCCCTCTTCTCTGCCCCTCCACTATGGTGTTCCCTAAAAGGTCACTGTTCCCTTGGCCTTAAAAGGGGTCCAAGTCCCCTCTCATGTTGCCATGTCCACTCCCCTGTACTGGCAATAGCAGGTGTGGCCAGTGGAGGTTGTTATTTGGCCAGCAGGAGGACCCCAGCCAACACGTGTCCCTCACCACCTTTTCTAGCCCCCGCACTAAGTTAGACAGCCGCCTCTGGGGtccaggaagggaggaaggggagagtcCTCCACCCCTCTTCACAGAGGCCCCAGCCCACCTGGCCCTCACCCTGGGAGTGAGTGTCTATTGCACCAGTGGAGAGGCAGAGTCACCTGGTACAACTAGGTGAGGTTCAGGGGACCCAGGTTCTCTGTGACCACCCGAGAGGAGGGGCAGCTCACCCAACCCTTTCTGCTTCCATGCTAGACCTTTCCCCCTTTTCTCAAAGGGGCAACTATAAGGAGGAGCCCACCCCTGTGACCCCTCCCCACTTGGAGCTCCAAGTTGAAACCAAGGTTCTGGCTGTAACTTTCCTCTGTTCACAAACTCCCTCTGAACAATCTGCTGCTTTTGTTCAATGTTTCATTCTTGGACATCTGGCATTGTTGCTGCTCTCTGCACCCAGTGTTCATCTTCatcacacccccacccccactcctgcCAACATTCCCTGCCCCGTTCTTTATGGGGAAGGAGGCCTGGGGTGCAGCAGCTGGGATACCCACTACTTCAGTCTCCAGGATACTGTTGTAGAGCGAGGGGATGTGTCCCACATCAGTCACTGAAAATAAAGGGGTCTCTTTATTTCCTATCCTGTTGGGGAGAGGCAGCCATTATTTGTCCCCATCTGGTTTCCTATTTGCAGTTACTtgcataaaatacatatattttgctATCATTTATGTAATGGACAAAACCACCTGTATCTATTTGCTGGTATGTGTATAATAACTAGTGCTTATCCAACTACATGGGGCCAATCATTGTTCTTCATGTCTATGTATATACAGTCACTCATTTAATCACAATAGCTATATGAGATTGGCACTATTATTACCACAATTTTCAGTGTATAGATGAGGCAATTGGTGCTCAGAGGGAGCAAGTAATTGTGGGAGAACAGAGAGGGTGAGTAGGAGGCAAAAGAGGTAAATGATGGATAGGAAGACGAGGAGGACTTTTCACTGCACACTCCTGTGTATCTTTTATCCTTAGTTTATTGCTATTACAACAAAATACCTAAAACTggataactttataaagaaaagaagtctcttcaactcacagttctggaggtttaaGTGCATGATGCTAGTATTGGCTCAGCTCTGGAGTCTCCTGGTGGAATGGCATCACAAATAGCAGGTGCGCATGCAAGAGGGAGACATGATATCACCAGACAAGAAGCTAGAGAGTGGATCAGGGGGAGGGGATCAGGCTTTTATAATAAGCAGTTCTCAAGAGTACTTCTCCAGGAGAGCAGCATTCCCCTGTGGGGGGTGGTACCCAATGACCTAAGGagtcccattaggccccacctctgaatgaTCCCACCTCTCACATCATCAAACTGAGGACCAAGCTCCTAACACATGAGGCCTTGAGGGACACACTCAAATTTCATCCAAACCGTAGCATCTTGTGAATATATTACCTTTCATAAATAAAAGGATATGTCTGTCATGCACCTTGCTGTATTGTACTCCCGAGAGGTGCCCATCTACAGACATCGTATTGCACAAGAACGTTGGGCTGGGGAAGGGAACATCTGGCTATGGGTCCAGTCTATCCTTAATGTGTCCTCTCTGGAACTTGGTATCATCTTCCACCAAACACAAGTGCTCGGGGTGCATGGTAACGGTGGTATTGAATCACATCTGTGTTTCCTAAACTCTTTGACAGTCCAGCTCATCTTAAAAACTTTAAAGTAGGTAGCTTCATGAGCACATATTCTGATTGAGCATAGGACTGGAGTGCAGTTTGgggatttgcattttcaaaagccACCTCGAGGCAATCCAGATATAAAACTGGGTTTAGAAACCCTGGACCAGATGATCTTTCAGGGCTTCCTCTCAGCTCTAAAATTCCACATCCTGTGAGGTAGTGAGTGTCACATCAGAACCACTTTGCCATTTGCCATTCACGCCCCCACCTTCCTCCTGTCCTCAGTCCATCTATCCCCTCTAGAAGCTGCCTTCCTCCTGGTCCATCTCAAcaggaaatggaaatgaaaaggcAGGGCTGTGTCTTTTGATCTTggtcccccccaccccaaccttccACCCTCCAGTCCCCCACTTACTGGTATTGTACTCTAGAGGGCTGAGCCTGTCCACTCCAGAGCTGCCATTCATTATCATTCCAAGAGGATGACAAGGTACCAAAGCCCCAAATGCCAAGACAGACATTTTGAACCATCTCAGAATTTACACCTGGACCTTATTCCTCTGGGGATTCTAGTCTTTTTCCAAAGACAGTGTGTTTCCTGGGATGACCCTCTGGGTATTTTACATATTAATCCCAAATTCTGACAGGTGGTCTACAAGGTTGggattctttaaaagaaaagaaaaaaggtgtaCAACACTCTTACTCTGATGCTCTATTTTGGATATTCAGccattcttcttccctccctccttcctgcatCTCCTCCTTGCATCAAGGAAAGGCCTGTGGCCAGGGGGTGGAAGTTCTCCCCACCTGTCTTCTCCCTTGGGCAGAGAGAAGTCTGAGGGTTCAGATCACTCTGCTGCTGAGAGGGAATGTGGTTCCCCTGCCTTTTGCAGTTTTATGGCGAGTCTTTCTCCATTTCACAAGTCGGTTATTACTCCGTGATTGATGCTCACCGACCAAGCCCAAACAAACATGCGCGGCACACTCCACataccacacacagacacaaatatTTGCAGGGCTCACATGGGCTGGGGTGAGATGCTATTTCCACCTGGGAGGAGGCACATGATCAGACCTTCAATCTCGGCCTCTGCCCGTGGCAGGAGGAACCAGAGCCTCCAGCTTCAGCTCTGGTTTCCCAGGACCCACATCCATGACAGAAGGTGCGCTGCTGAGTGTTGGGGTCCTCTCTTAGCCCCAGAGAAGGTGCGGCAGCCGGGCCCCAACTCCAGAGCCCCCATCTGTGGCCagcttccccttcctctctccttaaCCCAGGCTAATGACAGGTCTTTCTGGAAGATGTATTCTTACCCTCTGGACAAATAGCAGTTGGGACGAGTGGGGCTTTTTATGAGTCGAGGTACTCGGGGCTGGAAAATAAACAGCCAGTTAATGAGACGTTCGTATGGAAACGGACATAAATAATAACAAAGCAAACATCCTGTCTCTCGTGCCAACATCCCGGGGTGGGGGGATATAAAAGCTGCTGTCCGGCTGGTCACTTGTCAGACCTGGGGGAGCTCCGGCTGCGTTCCTGACCTGCGAGCTGACCGGCTGGGACCATGGGGTGCTGCCCAGGGGACTGCTTCAACTGCTGCACACAAGAACAAGAATGCTGTGAGGAGTGCTGCTGCCAGCCCTCCTGCTGCGGCTGCTGCGGCTCCTGCTGTGGCTGCGGAGGCTCTGGCTGCGGAGGCTGCGGAGGCTGTGGCTGCGGGAGTAGCTGCTGTGGATCTAGCTGTGGAGGCTGCGGGGGTTGTGGAGGCTGCGGGGGCTGCGGCTCCAGCTGCTGCGGCTCCAGCTGTTGTGGCTCCGGCTGCTGCGGCTCTGGCTGCTCCTCCGGCCCTGTCTGCTGCCAGCCCACACCTGTATGCGACACGAAGTGAAGACCTTCGCCCTACCTACCAAGGAGGCGGTGCCAGCGACAGCCTCCATCTGCTCCAGCTGGAGACCCCTTCCTCTCCAGAGCCCTCCTTGCCCGCAAGACACGGACCTCTCCCGGACTTGTAGACGAGGGCTGGTTCTCCAGCGCCTGCCCTGGTGCTTCGAGGCGCTGAGAGCAATAGCCCAGTTTCTTGGCGAGAAATTAAAACTGGGTCTCAAGGAAGTGAGCCCCGAGTTCAAAGGATGAATTTCCAAGGCCTTATTTGCAAGAAGTTCGATGTCTTGTCACTGTACGTTCTCTCATTCAAGGTGTTTGGGACTGATCTTCCTCTCTAGCTTACTGTTGctttggagtttaaaaaaaaaataaaaataaaaataaaacaaagacccccccaaaaaacaaaacaaaacaaaaaaacccaaaagagaaaacaataaaaaaaactttgttaACCCCTTAATAAATTCAAGTGTGCTGGCATAACCCCATCAGTCCTCTTGCCTCTTCCTTCAACCCCTCCTGGGACTAGGTTAGGAAAATTTACTCTGGCAATCCAGGCTAGGACTTTTGCAATGTGCTGTGTGGATCGCCTGTACCAGAATCACCAGGGTCTAATTAAAACTGGAGAACCTGCCCCTGCATACAGGACCAGAATCCATAGGGGCTTGGCCTGAGGATCTGTGTTTTTAACAAGAATCTCAGGTAATTCTTTGCATTGAAGTTAGAGATGCATGGATGTATGTGGCAGCTGCATGACATTGGCTTGGGGAGGCTTTTAAGAATACAGAAATTTGGGCCTCACTGCCGGAGGAGATTGTATCCATTAGCTGTAGGGTCTAGGGAACCCTGGGACCTGTATTGTTAAAAGTTCTGTGGTCAATACTGACGCTGGACAAATTTGGTCTTGATTGAAGGGCCTGGCTTCCTTTTGGACAGCAGTCTTCCTAGGATAGTTCAGCAGGAGGCCTTCTGGCTTGTTCAGAACTTTCTGGAAAAGCCAGGGAAGGAGGCTTTGGTAAAAACAGGCTTGGTTCTGAGTGGATGGGATTCCTGTGGCAAGGCTGTGTGAACACAGGTCCTAGGGAAGTTCTGGGCAGCTCagctcctcctccagccccaggctCTGGCTCAGTTTGGCTTTTCTTGCTTTGGAGCCAGCTGTATTTCTTCTGCTCAGGAGGGGAAGGTGCATATCTGCTAGGGGGCTTGATGCAGGTGTGTGAGCCCAGCTAAGTTAAACCCCAAAAGATAGTTGATTTGGCCTTTTGCTGAAAGTGATCTTGCCCTAGACGAACAATGTTTGTTTTCATTCCTACAAAACAATGCTCCATTGGATAAACAGGAAATCAGAACTATTATATCAATGAttcctaaaaatacaaaaagctatagaaaaatataaagaagaaacaataGCCTTCTGAATGCTTAGCGTTTGTTACTGAGATTTATCTTTTGCCAACATACTTACAACTGGAATTATGCTGATTctacttttttgctttttaaaaatgttctgtttCACTTTTTATGAGTCAGTTTTGTTGAGATACTGCTAGGTAGCAGGCAGACATGTGCAGTGAGCACATGGAGCTTAAAGGTTTAATTCTACAGATAAAGCCTATGTGCTCACTCTCGGCACGTTTTTCTTTGAAGCGACGTTCCTAGGCCACTCCGATCCTGCTGTGGTTTAAAAAACCTAACAGCATGGTACAGCCCTTGACTAATGAGCTTTTTATTTCTAGGGTTGTTTTTTCCTCCCAAGGTTGAGGAATATAAGTTCAAAAACTCCTCTGATGATAAAAAGAACACAAGTCACCCTGCTCCAGGCTGGAAGTGGATGAAAGAAGGCTTTTGTGACCTTTATGCAAACCCAAATAACTGGGAGATCCTTTAGGTAGAAACATATGCAGTAGGGATTTAAAAATCGGACACAATCCTACTGTCAGTTAACAGCTAAGAGGTGGTGCTTGGGTAGGATTCTCCAGAAACCTCCCTTCTTACCCCAGTAAAATTGAGATCACAAAGAAGTGAGTTGTCGTTCTCCTGAGAGGACACTCTTTCACTAGAGGGTGATGTCCCCActcttgttctttctcttctaataaaTTTTGCTACACTTTTACTATGTCTTGTGATCTTGCTTGAAATCCTCTCTTGCAAAGACTCAAGAGCCGAGAGCACAGCACAATCTCCAGTAAGATCTAGCTCAGCTATGATCTTATCTCTGTTACCCATATAGTGTAGAATACAGTTTGATGACATTGGACCATTGTACATATGATACCTGTGTTATCACTAT
This window of the Ictidomys tridecemlineatus isolate mIctTri1 chromosome 3, mIctTri1.hap1, whole genome shotgun sequence genome carries:
- the Krtap17-1 gene encoding keratin-associated protein 17-1, whose product is MGCCPGDCFNCCTQEQECCEECCCQPSCCGCCGSCCGCGGSGCGGCGGCGCGSSCCGSSCGGCGGCGGCGGCGSSCCGSSCCGSGCCGSGCSSGPVCCQPTPVCDTK